In Rhizobium sp. CIAT894, the genomic window GACGGCGGTATCGGGGATGAACGCGCAGGCGAACCGTCTCAGCACCGTCGGCGACAACATCGCCAACGTTAACACGACCGGTTACAAGGCCGTGTCGACGAGCTTCTCGTCGCTGGTTCTGCCTTCCTCGGGCGGCAACTACAATTCCGGCGGCGTTCAGACCTCCGTCCGCCAGGCCGTCTCCGACCAGGGCGATATTTCCTACACCACGTCCGCGACCGACCTTGCGATCTCCGGCGACGGCTTCTTCATCGTTCAAGGCCCTGACGGCACGCCGGTTCTGACCCGTGCCGGCGACTTTCAGAAGGACGATGAAGGCAATCTCGTCAATGCCGCCGGCTTCGGCCTGATGGGATATTCCTACGACGCCGGCTCTCCGGCCGTCGTGGTCAACGGCTTCGATGGCCTCGTTCCCATCAACGTCAACCAGGAAGGTCTGACCGCCATCGCCTCGACATCCGGGGTCTTCAAGGGCAATCTCGATTCCGGTGCCAATATCGCCCCGGTCGCTCCTGCGACTTTGCCGAGCGCCAACCTTGCCACCACGACAACCGACACCAAGAAGTTCTCGATGGTCGCCTACGACACGCTCGGCAACAAGGTGATGTACGACTTCTACTTCACCAAGACCTCGGTCGCGGCGACGCCGCCGCCAGCGCCGCCTGCCGTTAACAGCAGCTGGCAGGTTGCGATCTTCCGCAACGCCAATGCGGCAACTGGCGGCACGACCTCCTTTCCCTATAGCGCTGGCGGCGCCGTTGGCACGACCACGCTCGATTTCGACGCCAACGGCAAAATAACCAACTCGACGGGTACTGTTAACATCGCCGATACGGTGACCGGTCAGACCATCAAAATGGATCTCTCCGGCTTCACGCAGCTCGGCGCCGCCTTTGCCGGCACCGGTACGCCGAACGGCCAGGCTGCAAGCCCGGTCAAGGACGTCACGATTGATGGCGACGGCATCGTCTACGCCAAGTACGAGGATGGCACCAACAAGCCGCTCTACCGTATCCCGCTTGCTAACGTCGCAAGCCCGGACAAGCTGACGCTGATGAGCGGCAACGTCTACAGCGCCAACGGCCAATCGGGCGTCACCGTCACCGGCTTCCCGCAGACCAACGGTCTCGGCACGATCAAATCGGGCGCTCTCGAAGGTTCGAACGTCGACCTCGCCGGCGAACTGACCGAGATGATCGAGGC contains:
- a CDS encoding flagellar hook protein FlgE, with amino-acid sequence MSIFGSMKTAVSGMNAQANRLSTVGDNIANVNTTGYKAVSTSFSSLVLPSSGGNYNSGGVQTSVRQAVSDQGDISYTTSATDLAISGDGFFIVQGPDGTPVLTRAGDFQKDDEGNLVNAAGFGLMGYSYDAGSPAVVVNGFDGLVPINVNQEGLTAIASTSGVFKGNLDSGANIAPVAPATLPSANLATTTTDTKKFSMVAYDTLGNKVMYDFYFTKTSVAATPPPAPPAVNSSWQVAIFRNANAATGGTTSFPYSAGGAVGTTTLDFDANGKITNSTGTVNIADTVTGQTIKMDLSGFTQLGAAFAGTGTPNGQAASPVKDVTIDGDGIVYAKYEDGTNKPLYRIPLANVASPDKLTLMSGNVYSANGQSGVTVTGFPQTNGLGTIKSGALEGSNVDLAGELTEMIEAQRSYTANSKVFQTGSDIMDVLVNLKR